Proteins encoded in a region of the Flavobacteriaceae bacterium HL-DH10 genome:
- a CDS encoding AbiH family protein, with protein sequence MNRLILIGNGFDLAHDIKTSFNDFISDYFCSAVNSFFDNGYYSDILLEINFKDDFSYYDPKPKPVTNETVYDVADKLNKSRDINFKFNSLLLSKVYSKTSILKWVDIEIEFFNVLLATKHGYKGPKEVEAIKKVNEQLEYLKLKLIEYLSKQESQFNNTSIKNPLADSFREEIKKHEIVTINLTEDKLPNNLYFLNFNYTKTFEDYFKICQRHIPSKFNYIHGNLSGEYGKPIFGFGDEFDKKYLEFEDEKNNELFKHIKSFEYLQN encoded by the coding sequence ATGAACAGACTAATACTAATTGGAAACGGATTTGACCTTGCTCACGATATAAAAACCAGTTTTAATGACTTTATATCTGACTATTTTTGTAGTGCAGTTAATTCATTCTTTGACAATGGTTATTATTCTGATATTTTATTAGAAATCAACTTTAAAGACGACTTCAGTTATTACGACCCAAAACCAAAACCAGTCACAAATGAGACAGTTTATGACGTAGCAGACAAGTTAAATAAGTCTAGAGATATAAACTTTAAATTCAATTCACTTTTATTAAGCAAAGTCTATTCAAAAACTTCAATTTTGAAATGGGTTGATATTGAGATAGAATTTTTCAATGTATTACTAGCTACAAAACACGGTTACAAAGGACCTAAAGAAGTCGAAGCAATCAAAAAAGTTAATGAACAGTTAGAATATCTAAAACTAAAATTAATTGAATATCTATCAAAACAAGAAAGCCAATTCAATAATACTTCAATAAAAAATCCTTTGGCTGATAGTTTTCGTGAAGAAATAAAAAAACACGAAATAGTAACTATTAATCTTACAGAAGATAAACTACCTAATAATTTATACTTTCTAAATTTTAATTATACTAAAACATTTGAAGATTACTTTAAGATTTGTCAAAGACATATTCCATCAAAATTCAATTACATTCACGGAAATTTATCTGGAGAATATGGAAAGCCAATCTTTGGGTTTGGTGATGAATTTGACAAAAAATATTTGGAATTTGAAGATGAAAAAAACAACGAACTTTTCAAACACATCAAATCATTTGAATACCTACAAAACTAA
- the aroC gene encoding chorismate synthase: MAGNSFGKLFNLTTYGESHGPALGGVIDGCPSGIVLDLDEIQNELNRRKPGQSAIVTQRKEPDTVKFHSGIFEGVTTGTSIGFVIENTNQKSHDYSHIKDSYRPSHADYTYDKKYGVRDYRGGGRSSARETACRVVAGAIAKQMLKGIEITAYVSGVGTMKLDKPYNELDLTKVESNIVRCPDQDMAANMETYIKEVRGKGDTVGGIVSCVIKNVPVGLGEPVFDKLHAELGKAMLSINAVKGFEYGSGFHGSTMYGSDHNDSFNNDGTTKTNFSGGIQGGISNGMDIYFNVAFKPVATLIQKYETIDKAGNTVEMQGKGRHDPCVVPRAVPIVEAMAALVIADFYLINKLYN; this comes from the coding sequence ATGGCTGGTAATTCCTTCGGAAAACTATTTAATTTAACAACTTATGGTGAATCTCACGGACCTGCTTTAGGAGGCGTTATAGATGGTTGTCCATCTGGAATCGTGTTAGATTTAGATGAAATTCAAAATGAATTAAATCGAAGAAAACCAGGGCAATCTGCTATCGTTACACAACGTAAAGAACCCGATACGGTTAAGTTTCATTCTGGCATTTTTGAAGGCGTAACTACAGGAACTTCTATTGGATTTGTTATAGAAAACACCAATCAAAAATCTCACGATTATTCACATATAAAAGATAGTTACAGACCAAGTCATGCCGATTATACGTACGATAAAAAATATGGTGTAAGAGATTATCGTGGTGGTGGACGTAGTTCTGCGCGTGAAACCGCATGTCGTGTCGTTGCTGGTGCTATCGCTAAACAAATGCTTAAAGGTATTGAAATTACAGCCTATGTTTCTGGTGTTGGTACCATGAAATTAGATAAGCCTTATAACGAATTAGATCTTACAAAAGTAGAATCAAATATTGTGCGTTGTCCAGATCAAGATATGGCTGCAAACATGGAGACTTATATAAAAGAGGTGCGCGGTAAAGGTGATACTGTTGGTGGTATTGTTAGTTGTGTTATTAAAAATGTACCTGTTGGATTAGGTGAACCAGTTTTCGATAAATTACATGCCGAATTAGGTAAAGCGATGTTATCAATAAATGCCGTAAAAGGTTTTGAATATGGTAGCGGATTTCATGGAAGCACCATGTACGGAAGCGATCATAACGATTCGTTTAATAACGACGGTACAACAAAAACCAATTTCTCAGGTGGTATTCAAGGCGGTATAAGCAATGGTATGGATATCTATTTCAATGTGGCTTTTAAACCTGTAGCAACGCTTATTCAAAAATACGAAACCATAGATAAGGCAGGAAATACTGTAGAAATGCAAGGAAAAGGACGTCACGATCCATGTGTGGTGCCACGTGCCGTGCCTATTGTAGAAGCTATGGCAGCCTTAGTTATTGCAGATTTTTACTTAATAAACAAGCTTTATAATTAA
- a CDS encoding dicarboxylate/amino acid:cation symporter: MKKLALHWKIIIGMILGIIFGFIMNTVDGGKGFVSDWISPFGTIFINLLKLIAVPLILASLIKGISDLKDISKIKSMGLRTIGIYIATTLVAIIIGLTIVNTLKPGDGMPQDTIEKIKLKYANDAGVMDKLTKASAQKEAGPLQALVDIFPSNIFKSFAEASMLQVIFFALFVGVCLLLIGEKKAKPLVNFFDSLNEVVMKMVDLIMLFAPYAVFALLANVIIAFDDVEILIKLLYYAFCVVGGLIIMIGFYLLLISVYTKKSPMWFLKQISPAQLLAFSTSSSAATLPVTMERVEEHLGVDKEVSGFVLPVGATVNMDGTSLYQGIAAVFIMQVIWPEGLTFTNQLVIVATALLASIGSAAVPSAGMVMLVIVLESIGFPAELLPIGLALIFAVDRPLDMCRTVVNVTGDATVSMLVAKSLGKLHEPKPKEWDDNYEAVK, from the coding sequence ATGAAAAAACTAGCACTACATTGGAAGATTATTATAGGAATGATTCTCGGAATCATTTTTGGATTTATTATGAATACCGTTGATGGCGGAAAAGGTTTTGTATCCGATTGGATTTCGCCTTTTGGTACCATTTTCATCAATCTTCTTAAGCTTATTGCGGTTCCCTTAATTTTAGCCTCTTTAATAAAGGGGATATCCGATTTAAAAGATATTTCCAAAATAAAGTCTATGGGTTTGCGTACTATAGGTATTTATATTGCAACTACATTAGTGGCAATTATTATTGGTTTAACTATTGTAAACACATTGAAGCCAGGCGATGGCATGCCTCAAGATACTATCGAAAAAATCAAGCTAAAATACGCAAATGATGCTGGTGTTATGGATAAGTTAACCAAGGCATCTGCTCAAAAAGAGGCAGGACCTTTACAAGCTTTAGTTGATATTTTTCCTAGTAATATTTTTAAATCCTTTGCCGAGGCGTCAATGCTTCAAGTTATCTTTTTTGCATTATTTGTTGGTGTTTGCTTATTGCTAATAGGAGAAAAGAAAGCAAAGCCATTGGTTAATTTCTTTGATTCACTTAATGAAGTTGTCATGAAAATGGTCGATTTAATTATGCTTTTTGCTCCGTATGCTGTATTTGCATTGCTTGCTAATGTCATCATTGCTTTTGATGATGTAGAGATATTAATTAAATTACTTTATTACGCATTTTGTGTGGTAGGTGGTTTAATTATCATGATAGGTTTCTATCTTCTTTTAATTAGTGTGTACACTAAAAAATCACCTATGTGGTTTTTAAAACAAATAAGTCCAGCGCAACTTTTGGCATTTTCAACTAGTAGTAGTGCGGCGACTTTACCTGTAACTATGGAGCGTGTTGAAGAGCATTTAGGGGTAGACAAAGAAGTTTCTGGTTTTGTATTACCCGTTGGTGCTACCGTAAATATGGATGGCACTAGTTTGTATCAAGGTATTGCAGCAGTGTTTATTATGCAGGTTATTTGGCCCGAAGGTTTAACGTTTACAAATCAATTAGTCATTGTTGCTACGGCATTATTAGCCTCTATTGGAAGTGCGGCTGTGCCAAGTGCAGGTATGGTGATGCTGGTTATTGTATTAGAATCTATTGGATTTCCAGCCGAATTATTACCAATAGGTTTAGCGCTTATTTTTGCGGTAGATAGACCTTTAGATATGTGTAGAACCGTTGTAAATGTAACAGGAGATGCCACAGTGTCTATGTTAGTAGCTAAGTCGTTAGGGAAATTACATGAGCCCAAACCAAAAGAATGGGATGATAATTATGAAGCTGTAAAATAG
- a CDS encoding sulfurtransferase encodes MNSNINIESPIVSVAWLHSNMHAKNLVILDGTINKVFDASTKQIPKARLFDIKKKFSDVSNPFPSAFPSAEQFQKSARELGINSDSAIVVYDDKGIYSSARVWWMFKAFGYTNVAVLNGGFPAWLKADYATESMKLYEGAEGDFVVNHKPETMKFFEDVKTASKNNTHTIIDARSAGRFNCAEPEPREGLRMGTIPNSVNLPFTNLLEDGVLKPKEDLVKAFRELATKDDPIIFSCGSGITACVLALGAAIAGYKNISVYDGSWTEWGSLVGE; translated from the coding sequence ATGAATTCTAATATAAATATTGAATCGCCAATAGTTTCAGTTGCATGGCTGCATTCGAATATGCATGCTAAAAATTTAGTTATTTTAGATGGCACGATTAATAAAGTATTTGATGCTTCAACAAAACAAATACCTAAGGCGCGCCTTTTTGATATAAAGAAGAAGTTCAGCGATGTGTCGAATCCGTTTCCCAGTGCATTTCCTTCTGCTGAACAATTTCAGAAATCGGCAAGAGAGTTGGGGATTAATTCAGATTCTGCTATTGTGGTTTACGATGACAAAGGCATTTATTCTAGTGCTCGTGTTTGGTGGATGTTTAAAGCTTTTGGGTATACTAACGTTGCTGTTTTAAATGGCGGATTTCCAGCGTGGTTAAAAGCGGATTATGCAACCGAGTCAATGAAACTTTATGAAGGAGCGGAAGGTGATTTTGTTGTAAATCATAAGCCTGAAACCATGAAATTTTTTGAGGATGTTAAAACAGCTTCAAAAAACAACACACATACCATTATTGATGCGCGTTCAGCTGGACGATTTAACTGTGCCGAGCCAGAACCACGTGAAGGTTTACGTATGGGAACCATACCGAACTCTGTTAATTTACCTTTTACCAATTTGTTAGAAGATGGTGTGTTAAAACCTAAAGAAGACTTAGTAAAAGCTTTTCGAGAGCTTGCTACTAAAGATGATCCTATTATTTTTTCTTGTGGCTCTGGTATTACGGCTTGTGTTTTAGCATTGGGAGCTGCCATCGCAGGGTATAAAAATATTTCTGTTTATGATGGTTCTTGGACTGAGTGGGGGAGTTTGGTTGGAGAATAG
- a CDS encoding FAD-linked oxidase C-terminal domain-containing protein, whose protein sequence is MSLSPQLQELRRKISGELFFDDLIKALYATDASVYRMLPLAVAYPKDKDDIKQLIEFAKTYKTSLIPRTAGTSLAGQCVGKGIVVDVSKYFTEIIEFNEEAQTITVQPGVVRDALNNYLKPYGLFFGPNTSTSNRCMIGGMVGNNSSGTTSIQYGVTRDKVLEMHTILSDGSEVVFEELSSEAFQQKTKEVSLEGRIYKTIYSELASESVQNQITDNFPKPEIHRRNTGYAIDELIKTDVFSETTEAFNMCKLLSGSEGTLAFTTQITLKLDMLPPQESIMVAAHFSSIESCLNAVELTMKHDLYNCEMMDKTILDCTKHNKTQQENRSFIEGDPQAILMCEVRAKTKQDVSVLADKLEKAIEDSGLSYAYPKLIGNDVNKANNLRSAGLGLLGNMIGDKKSAACIEDTAVALSDLANYISEFSKLMKAYKQDAIYYAHAGAGELHLRPILNLKKSEDVVLFRKITTDVAHLVKKYNGSMSGEHGDGIVRAEFIPLMIGEANYEILKRIKTVFDADNIFNPGKIVDAFPMDKSLRYETDRVEPEIKTLLDFSASQGILRETEKCNGSGDCRKLPEFGGTMCPSYRATRNEKDTTRARANALREFLTNSDKENKFNHKELKTVFDLCLSCKACASECPSSVDVASLKAEFLYQYQKENGVSLRTKLFAYNNKLNDFGSQFPKLTNFVFSNKITSSILKKSLSIAKERSLPLLSNKSLSKQFQSIENKVDVKNKIKTIYFFNDEFLNHLDASIGMDAIQLLIALNYDVKLIKHAESGRAFLSKGLLEQAKECADKNVAIFKNEVSQATPLIGIEPSAILTFRDEYIKLADDKNSAKAIAENTFLIEEFIQQEIKQGNIKPEQFTLEAKTIMFHGHCHQKSMSNQLSSFAVLNLPKNYKVTIIPSGCCGMAGSFGYEKEHYEVSMNVGEQTLFPAVRNASKETLISANGTSCRHQIKDGTNREAKHPITILKEALV, encoded by the coding sequence ATGTCATTAAGCCCACAGTTACAGGAGTTAAGAAGAAAAATATCTGGAGAATTATTTTTCGATGATTTAATTAAAGCTCTATATGCTACTGATGCTTCCGTTTATAGAATGTTGCCACTAGCTGTCGCTTATCCAAAAGATAAAGACGATATAAAGCAACTAATTGAATTTGCTAAAACTTATAAAACCTCATTAATACCAAGAACAGCAGGGACATCGCTTGCTGGACAATGTGTTGGGAAAGGTATTGTAGTTGATGTTTCTAAATATTTTACAGAAATTATTGAATTTAATGAGGAAGCGCAAACCATAACGGTACAACCAGGAGTGGTTAGAGATGCTTTAAATAATTATTTGAAACCTTATGGATTGTTTTTCGGCCCCAATACATCTACATCTAATAGGTGTATGATTGGTGGTATGGTTGGGAATAATTCGTCTGGAACAACGTCTATTCAATACGGCGTTACACGAGATAAAGTTTTAGAAATGCATACCATTTTAAGTGATGGGAGCGAAGTTGTATTTGAGGAGTTGTCATCAGAAGCATTTCAACAAAAAACAAAAGAAGTCTCGTTAGAAGGTCGAATTTATAAAACCATTTATTCAGAATTAGCTTCAGAGTCGGTTCAAAATCAAATTACAGATAATTTTCCAAAGCCAGAAATACATAGAAGAAACACAGGTTATGCAATTGATGAATTAATAAAAACTGACGTATTTTCTGAAACTACTGAAGCTTTTAATATGTGTAAACTGCTTTCTGGTAGCGAAGGGACTTTAGCGTTTACAACACAAATTACTTTAAAATTAGATATGTTGCCACCACAAGAATCTATTATGGTAGCAGCACATTTTAGTAGTATTGAAAGTTGTTTGAATGCGGTTGAATTAACTATGAAACACGATTTGTACAATTGTGAAATGATGGATAAAACCATTTTAGATTGTACAAAGCATAATAAAACACAACAAGAAAATAGAAGTTTTATTGAAGGTGATCCGCAAGCTATTTTAATGTGCGAAGTACGTGCAAAAACAAAACAAGACGTTAGTGTTTTAGCAGATAAATTAGAAAAAGCTATTGAAGATTCTGGATTAAGTTATGCATATCCTAAATTGATAGGAAATGATGTAAATAAAGCCAATAATTTAAGAAGTGCAGGTTTAGGTTTACTTGGTAATATGATTGGCGATAAAAAGTCAGCTGCCTGTATAGAAGATACTGCGGTAGCTTTATCAGATTTGGCGAATTACATTTCGGAGTTTTCGAAGTTAATGAAAGCTTATAAGCAAGATGCTATTTATTATGCACATGCTGGTGCTGGCGAATTGCATTTACGACCTATTTTAAATCTAAAAAAGTCTGAAGATGTTGTTTTGTTTAGAAAAATAACAACCGATGTGGCGCATTTAGTGAAAAAATATAACGGGTCTATGAGTGGTGAGCATGGTGATGGTATTGTACGTGCCGAATTCATTCCGTTAATGATTGGGGAAGCAAATTATGAAATCCTGAAGCGTATAAAAACCGTTTTTGATGCCGATAACATTTTTAATCCTGGAAAAATTGTTGATGCATTCCCGATGGATAAATCCTTACGCTATGAAACAGATCGAGTAGAACCAGAAATAAAAACACTTCTTGATTTTTCGGCATCACAAGGTATTTTAAGAGAAACTGAAAAATGCAATGGTTCTGGCGATTGTAGAAAATTACCAGAGTTTGGTGGTACCATGTGTCCTAGTTACCGTGCTACTAGAAATGAAAAAGATACCACGCGAGCACGAGCTAATGCTTTGCGCGAATTTTTAACAAATTCTGATAAAGAAAATAAGTTTAACCATAAAGAATTAAAAACGGTTTTCGATTTATGTTTGAGTTGTAAAGCTTGTGCAAGTGAATGCCCAAGTAGCGTAGATGTGGCGAGTTTAAAAGCTGAATTTTTGTATCAATATCAAAAAGAAAACGGCGTGTCTTTACGTACTAAATTGTTTGCTTATAATAATAAATTAAATGATTTTGGAAGTCAGTTTCCTAAGCTTACAAACTTTGTGTTTTCTAATAAAATAACGTCTTCCATTTTAAAGAAATCATTATCTATAGCTAAAGAAAGAAGCTTGCCTTTATTATCAAATAAAAGTTTAAGTAAGCAATTTCAATCAATTGAAAATAAGGTAGATGTAAAAAATAAAATAAAAACAATTTACTTTTTTAATGATGAGTTTTTAAATCATTTAGACGCTTCTATTGGTATGGATGCTATTCAACTTTTAATAGCTTTGAATTATGATGTAAAACTGATTAAACATGCCGAATCTGGTCGTGCTTTTTTGTCTAAAGGATTATTAGAACAGGCTAAAGAATGTGCAGATAAAAATGTTGCTATTTTTAAAAATGAAGTTTCACAAGCAACCCCTTTAATAGGTATAGAACCTTCTGCTATTTTAACGTTTAGAGATGAATATATAAAGCTGGCAGACGATAAAAATTCCGCGAAAGCGATTGCGGAAAACACGTTTTTAATTGAAGAGTTTATTCAACAAGAAATTAAACAAGGAAATATAAAGCCTGAACAATTTACTTTAGAAGCTAAAACCATTATGTTTCATGGACATTGTCATCAAAAATCGATGAGTAATCAACTCTCAAGTTTTGCTGTGTTGAATTTACCTAAAAATTACAAAGTGACTATTATTCCTAGTGGTTGTTGTGGTATGGCAGGAAGTTTTGGTTATGAAAAAGAACATTATGAAGTCAGTATGAATGTTGGGGAACAAACCTTGTTTCCAGCCGTTAGAAATGCTTCAAAAGAGACTCTTATTTCAGCAAATGGAACCAGTTGCAGGCATCAAATCAAGGACGGAACTAATAGGGAAGCAAAACACCCAATTACTATTTTAAAAGAAGCTCTTGTTTAG
- a CDS encoding UDP-2,3-diacylglucosamine diphosphatase, giving the protein MKIKRKIEIAVISDVHLGTYGCHAKHLLTYLNSIEPKKLILNGDFIDVWQFSKRYFPKSHLKVIKKIMDMAADGVEIIYITGNHDEMLRKFSNTTIGNISIVDKMILDLDGKKGWFFHGDVFDVSIQNAKWLAKLGGYGYDLLTLINRAFNWYLEKRGKERYSLSKKVKNGVKGAIKYVNDYEKVIADLAIENGYDYVVCGHIHQPKMEYIENKHGKTMYLNSGDWVENFTALEYQFKRWKIYNYNNDKLAPFAVDEDYNNMNIKDLIAAITIVDKHSK; this is encoded by the coding sequence TTGAAGATTAAAAGAAAAATAGAAATCGCAGTCATATCGGATGTTCATCTCGGAACATACGGCTGTCACGCAAAACATTTACTGACGTATTTAAACAGTATCGAGCCTAAAAAACTCATTTTAAATGGTGATTTTATTGATGTTTGGCAATTCAGTAAACGCTACTTCCCTAAGTCTCATTTAAAAGTTATTAAGAAAATCATGGACATGGCTGCTGATGGAGTTGAAATCATTTACATTACAGGAAATCATGATGAAATGCTTCGCAAATTCAGCAATACAACGATTGGCAATATTTCTATTGTAGATAAAATGATTTTAGATTTAGATGGTAAAAAAGGATGGTTTTTTCATGGTGATGTTTTTGATGTTTCTATACAAAACGCCAAATGGTTAGCCAAACTTGGTGGTTATGGCTACGATTTACTAACCTTAATTAATCGTGCATTTAACTGGTATTTAGAAAAACGAGGTAAAGAGCGTTATTCCTTATCTAAAAAAGTTAAAAATGGTGTAAAAGGCGCTATTAAATATGTAAATGATTATGAAAAAGTAATCGCGGACTTAGCGATTGAAAACGGTTATGACTATGTGGTGTGCGGACATATACACCAACCAAAAATGGAATATATTGAAAACAAACATGGAAAAACCATGTACTTAAACTCTGGTGATTGGGTAGAAAACTTCACAGCCTTAGAATACCAATTTAAACGTTGGAAAATATACAATTATAATAATGACAAACTAGCTCCTTTTGCTGTTGATGAAGATTATAACAATATGAATATTAAAGATTTAATAGCTGCTATAACTATAGTTGACAAGCATTCTAAGTAA